One window of Curtobacterium sp. 458 genomic DNA carries:
- a CDS encoding GNAT family N-acetyltransferase, with the protein MTEEFRHEADESRYAMYVDGELVSVLDYRENGDAIAFPHTYTVPKHRGHGYAAALVTHTIDEVERTSDKRVVPMCWFVGQWFDEHPERAGLLSRGVAD; encoded by the coding sequence ATGACCGAGGAGTTCCGCCACGAGGCCGACGAGAGCCGCTACGCGATGTACGTCGACGGCGAGCTCGTCAGCGTCCTCGACTACCGCGAGAACGGCGACGCGATCGCCTTCCCGCACACGTACACCGTGCCGAAGCACCGCGGGCACGGGTACGCCGCTGCCCTGGTGACGCACACGATCGACGAGGTCGAACGGACGTCGGACAAGCGCGTCGTCCCGATGTGCTGGTTCGTCGGGCAGTGGTTCGACGAGCACCCCGAACGAGCAGGCCTGCTCAGCCGCGGCGTCGCGGACTGA
- a CDS encoding NAD(P)-binding domain-containing protein: MTTIGIIGAGNIGSQLARLAVQHGHEVVIANSRGPETLSDLVDELGPSARAATRDEAAAAGEIVVVTTPLAAIDTIPVEPLVGKVVIDTNNYYPQRDGQIAALDDETTTTAELLQDHLPGAKVVKAFNHIAAPALTDEAESAGTPGRRALVVAGDDEDAKRTVTDLIDAFGFDVVDAGPLAEGWRIQRDTPGYVVRLTAPELREALAAAKRYHDM, from the coding sequence ATGACCACGATCGGCATCATCGGAGCAGGCAACATCGGATCCCAGCTGGCACGCCTCGCCGTGCAGCACGGCCACGAGGTGGTGATCGCCAACTCCCGCGGCCCGGAGACCCTCTCGGACCTCGTGGACGAACTCGGTCCGTCCGCGCGCGCCGCCACCCGTGACGAGGCAGCAGCCGCGGGCGAGATCGTCGTCGTCACGACCCCGCTCGCCGCGATCGACACGATCCCCGTCGAGCCCCTCGTGGGCAAGGTCGTGATCGACACGAACAACTACTACCCGCAGCGCGACGGGCAGATCGCGGCGCTCGACGACGAGACGACCACCACCGCCGAGCTGCTGCAGGACCACCTCCCCGGCGCGAAGGTCGTCAAGGCGTTCAACCACATCGCCGCCCCCGCCCTCACCGACGAGGCCGAGTCCGCCGGGACGCCCGGCCGCCGCGCCCTCGTGGTCGCGGGCGACGACGAGGACGCCAAGCGCACCGTCACCGACCTCATCGACGCCTTCGGGTTCGACGTCGTCGACGCCGGTCCGCTCGCCGAGGGATGGCGCATCCAGCGCGACACCCCCGGGTACGTGGTGCGCCTGACGGCGCCGGAGCTGCGCGAGGCGCTCGCCGCCGCGAAGCGCTACCACGACATGTAG
- a CDS encoding aldo/keto reductase: MTGIEHRPLGPSGLVVSTVGLGCNNFGRPGTASESQEGTNAVVGAALDAGVTLFDTADVYGGRPGLSEEMLGKAVAGRRDEIVLATKFGLDMQGVNGPDWGVRGSRRYVRLAVESSLRRLGTDWIDLYQMHRPDPVTPIEETLSVLDDLVREGKIRYVGHSNFAGWQIAEAELTASIAGTTQFVSAQNEYSPLARSVEDEVLPAVRAYALGFLPYFPLYNGLLTGKYTKAGGPADGRLSTAKPQLLADAPWDVLDEFQRFCDARGVTMLQGTFAWLLAQPGLSSVIAGATKPEQITQNAEAGTAWAPSEDDVAEMTVIFDGAAAGR; encoded by the coding sequence ATGACCGGAATCGAACACCGTCCGCTCGGGCCCTCGGGGCTCGTCGTGTCCACCGTCGGCCTCGGCTGCAACAACTTCGGCCGGCCGGGCACCGCCTCCGAGTCGCAGGAGGGGACGAACGCCGTCGTCGGTGCCGCCCTCGACGCCGGCGTCACCCTCTTCGACACCGCCGACGTCTACGGCGGACGACCCGGGCTCAGCGAGGAGATGCTCGGGAAGGCCGTCGCCGGGCGCCGCGACGAGATCGTGCTCGCGACGAAGTTCGGCCTCGACATGCAGGGCGTGAACGGGCCGGACTGGGGCGTGCGGGGCTCCCGGCGGTACGTGCGGCTCGCCGTGGAGTCGTCGCTCCGGCGCCTCGGGACGGACTGGATCGACCTCTACCAGATGCACCGCCCGGACCCGGTGACCCCGATCGAGGAGACGCTCTCGGTGCTCGACGACCTCGTCCGCGAGGGCAAGATCCGCTACGTCGGCCACTCGAACTTCGCGGGCTGGCAGATCGCCGAGGCCGAACTCACCGCCTCGATCGCCGGAACCACGCAGTTCGTGTCCGCGCAGAACGAGTACAGCCCGCTCGCCCGCAGCGTCGAGGACGAGGTGCTGCCGGCGGTCCGGGCCTACGCGCTCGGGTTCCTGCCGTACTTCCCGCTGTACAACGGCCTGCTCACGGGCAAGTACACGAAGGCGGGCGGCCCCGCGGACGGCCGGCTCAGCACGGCGAAGCCGCAGCTGCTCGCGGACGCGCCGTGGGACGTGCTCGACGAGTTCCAGCGGTTCTGCGACGCGCGCGGGGTGACGATGCTGCAGGGGACGTTCGCGTGGCTCCTCGCACAGCCCGGGCTGTCGAGCGTGATCGCGGGGGCGACGAAGCCGGAGCAGATCACGCAGAACGCGGAGGCCGGCACCGCGTGGGCGCCGTCCGAGGACGACGTGGCCGAGATGACGGTCATCTTCGACGGCGCGGCGGCGGGTCGCTGA
- a CDS encoding LysR substrate-binding domain-containing protein — protein sequence MLDPVLLRTFLAVAETRSFTAAGVRLGISQPTVSQHVRRLEGAVARTLVARDTRGVSLTDNGDAMAGFARTILAAHATADAYFSGAATRGRLRFGAADDLAITQLPRILRDFRRLHPHVNLELTVNQSAPLLRRVHAGQLDLVFIKQTAGESAEGTRVATDQMVWMAQDGIALEDGEPVPLIVYQAPSISRQMAIDALEAAGRTWRITCNTRDVNGVLAAVRAGIGVAVFPHSLIPADLVKVSQRLALPDLPAVDYVLIANPTTQREPVDALTNAILSRGVIRAV from the coding sequence GTGCTCGACCCGGTGCTGTTGCGGACGTTCCTCGCGGTCGCGGAGACGCGGAGCTTCACGGCCGCCGGGGTCCGCCTCGGCATCAGCCAGCCCACGGTCTCGCAGCACGTGCGACGGCTCGAGGGCGCGGTCGCCCGGACCCTCGTCGCGCGGGACACCCGGGGTGTGAGCCTCACCGACAACGGGGACGCGATGGCCGGCTTCGCCCGGACGATCCTCGCGGCGCACGCCACGGCGGACGCGTACTTCTCGGGGGCAGCCACCCGCGGCCGGCTCCGCTTCGGCGCGGCGGACGACCTCGCGATCACGCAGTTGCCGCGGATCCTGCGGGACTTCCGGCGACTCCACCCGCACGTGAACCTCGAGCTGACGGTGAACCAGTCCGCGCCGCTGCTCCGCCGGGTGCACGCGGGCCAGCTCGACCTCGTGTTCATCAAGCAGACCGCGGGGGAGTCGGCCGAGGGAACCCGCGTCGCGACGGACCAGATGGTGTGGATGGCGCAGGACGGCATCGCGCTCGAGGACGGCGAGCCCGTGCCGCTCATCGTCTACCAGGCGCCGAGCATCAGCCGGCAGATGGCGATCGACGCCCTCGAGGCTGCCGGCCGCACGTGGCGGATCACCTGCAACACCCGCGACGTGAACGGGGTGCTCGCGGCGGTTCGGGCGGGGATCGGGGTCGCGGTGTTCCCGCACTCGCTCATCCCGGCCGACCTCGTGAAGGTGTCGCAGCGCCTGGCGCTGCCCGACCTGCCGGCGGTGGACTACGTCCTCATCGCCAACCCGACGACGCAGCGCGAACCGGTCGACGCGCTGACGAACGCGATCCTGTCCCGCGGCGTGATCCGCGCGGTCTGA
- a CDS encoding MFS transporter has protein sequence MSASSTTLPPPTEPLPVVAERPPWRHTLIALSVPNFRIFTATNLVAMTAGWMQRIAQDWLVLQLTGSVAQVGITVACQFAPMLFFGLFGGVIVDRFSKRALMMLTQGAFAVLSLVLAVLTLTGVVQAWHIWVIAFVVGMVTVIDNPARQVFVTEIVGHQHLRNAISVNSSVFQLGGMIGPALSGALLVAVGAGWSFGVNAVACAAVVVTLGFLRVSELHRTPPAPRTKGQLVEGLRYAMGKPTILVPVVLMAFFSVFALTMPVLLSAFASEVYDVGAGGYGVFNSAVAIGALAGALLSTRRAVVRLRTIVGGVFWTGVLLVVTGAVPVIAPFTVALVAVGMSQLLFMTASNSLVQLSSNVAIRGRVMSLYVLVLLGGQAIGGPIMGQVVDHFGAHVGMVVAGGVPAVAAAVVGLVLARRGGLHLAVRMRHHVPMPAIVGQR, from the coding sequence GTGAGTGCGTCATCGACGACCCTCCCCCCGCCCACCGAACCCCTCCCCGTCGTCGCCGAGCGCCCACCCTGGCGGCACACACTCATCGCCCTGTCGGTGCCGAACTTCCGGATCTTCACCGCGACGAACCTCGTGGCGATGACCGCCGGGTGGATGCAGCGGATCGCGCAGGACTGGCTCGTCCTGCAGCTCACCGGCTCGGTCGCGCAGGTCGGCATCACCGTCGCGTGCCAGTTCGCCCCGATGCTCTTCTTCGGACTGTTCGGCGGCGTCATCGTCGACCGGTTCTCGAAGCGTGCGCTGATGATGCTCACCCAGGGTGCGTTCGCGGTCCTGTCGCTCGTCCTCGCCGTGCTCACCCTGACCGGGGTCGTGCAGGCGTGGCACATCTGGGTGATCGCGTTCGTCGTCGGCATGGTGACCGTGATCGACAACCCGGCGCGGCAGGTGTTCGTCACCGAGATCGTCGGGCACCAGCACCTCCGGAACGCGATCAGCGTCAACTCGAGTGTGTTCCAGCTCGGCGGGATGATCGGCCCCGCGCTGTCCGGCGCGCTCCTCGTGGCCGTCGGAGCGGGGTGGTCGTTCGGGGTGAACGCCGTCGCGTGCGCCGCGGTCGTCGTGACGCTCGGGTTCCTCCGGGTGTCCGAGCTCCACCGCACCCCGCCGGCACCGCGCACGAAGGGACAGCTCGTCGAGGGGCTCCGCTACGCGATGGGCAAGCCGACCATCCTCGTGCCCGTCGTGCTCATGGCGTTCTTCTCGGTGTTCGCGCTGACGATGCCCGTCCTGCTGTCGGCGTTCGCGTCCGAGGTGTACGACGTCGGCGCCGGCGGCTACGGCGTCTTCAACTCCGCGGTCGCGATCGGTGCCCTTGCCGGGGCGCTGCTCTCCACCCGGCGCGCCGTCGTCCGCCTCCGGACCATCGTCGGCGGCGTGTTCTGGACGGGCGTACTGCTCGTCGTCACCGGCGCGGTCCCGGTGATCGCCCCCTTCACGGTCGCGCTCGTCGCGGTGGGGATGTCACAACTGCTGTTCATGACGGCGTCGAACTCCCTCGTGCAGCTGTCATCGAACGTCGCGATCCGTGGTCGCGTGATGTCGCTCTACGTCCTCGTGCTGCTCGGTGGCCAGGCCATCGGCGGACCGATCATGGGCCAGGTGGTCGACCACTTCGGCGCCCACGTCGGCATGGTCGTCGCCGGGGGCGTCCCCGCGGTGGCCGCGGCGGTCGTGGGGCTCGTGCTCGCTCGGCGGGGTGGGCTGCACCTCGCGGTGCGGATGCGCCACCACGTGCCGATGCCCGCGATCGTCGGGCAGCGCTGA
- a CDS encoding NAD(P)H-binding protein, with translation MTSIVVFGGTGYAGSAITREALSRGITVTAVARDTSKLEPADGLTLAQGDAFDTDFVAEVAKGADVVVVALHAVQADGSELKDRFQHFVDAASAAGARLGIVGGAGSLFVAEGGPRLFDTPEFPDAFKGEAKSHAAILDALKASDTEVDWFYVSPAAAFGSYNPGERKGTYRTTDDVLLTDAEGNSDISGEDFAIAFVDEIVTPVHHRARFGVAY, from the coding sequence ATGACCAGCATCGTCGTCTTCGGAGGCACCGGGTACGCCGGCTCCGCCATCACCCGCGAGGCGCTCTCGCGCGGCATCACCGTCACCGCCGTCGCGCGCGACACCTCGAAGCTCGAGCCGGCGGACGGCCTCACCCTCGCCCAGGGTGACGCGTTCGACACGGACTTCGTCGCCGAGGTCGCGAAGGGCGCCGACGTGGTCGTCGTCGCCCTCCACGCCGTGCAGGCCGACGGTTCGGAGCTCAAGGACCGCTTCCAGCACTTCGTCGACGCTGCCTCGGCCGCCGGTGCGCGCCTCGGGATCGTCGGCGGCGCTGGATCGCTGTTCGTCGCGGAAGGCGGCCCGCGCCTCTTCGACACCCCGGAGTTCCCGGACGCCTTCAAGGGGGAGGCGAAGAGCCACGCCGCGATCCTCGACGCGCTCAAGGCGTCGGACACCGAGGTCGACTGGTTCTACGTGAGCCCGGCGGCGGCCTTCGGCAGCTACAACCCGGGCGAGCGGAAGGGCACCTACCGCACCACCGACGACGTGCTCCTCACCGACGCCGAGGGCAACTCGGACATCTCCGGCGAGGACTTCGCCATCGCGTTCGTCGACGAGATCGTCACGCCGGTGCACCACCGGGCGCGCTTCGGCGTCGCGTACTAG
- a CDS encoding helix-turn-helix domain-containing protein has product MSALEYTPYAADCPSRQLLDRIGDRWSVLTIGSLVDGPQRYSAIANRVQGVSQKMLTQTLRALERDGLVTRTVFPEIPPRVEYELTERGRSLRAVLEPLERWATDHMDDVAGSRETYDARRG; this is encoded by the coding sequence GTGTCCGCTCTCGAGTACACCCCCTACGCGGCGGACTGTCCGTCGCGCCAACTCCTCGACCGCATCGGCGACCGGTGGAGCGTCCTCACGATCGGCTCGCTCGTCGACGGCCCGCAGCGGTACTCGGCGATCGCGAACCGGGTCCAGGGCGTCTCGCAGAAGATGCTCACGCAGACGCTCCGCGCCCTGGAGCGGGACGGGCTCGTCACCCGGACCGTCTTTCCTGAGATCCCGCCGCGGGTCGAGTACGAGCTCACCGAGCGTGGACGGTCCCTCCGCGCCGTGCTCGAGCCGCTCGAACGCTGGGCCACGGACCACATGGACGACGTGGCAGGGTCGCGCGAGACGTACGACGCGCGACGCGGTTGA
- a CDS encoding NADPH:quinone reductase produces the protein MRSVVYSKPGDSSVLTLEERPLPEPGPGEVRVRVVVSGVNPTDWKARAGGTYGDGLPFPEITPNQDGSGVVDAVGEGVGHLAVGDRVWLFMAASGRPTGTAQEYTVVPAERAVPLPDGTGHDVGASLGVPAMTAHRALTTHEHGPDRLAPGALDGRTVLVAGGAGAVGHAAIQLARWAGATVVSTISSDEKAALATAAGAHHTVNYRDEDAADQIRRIAPDGVDIVVEVSIPQNAQLVAEVLANHGVVSIYANNGGDDATLPIRPNMGVNARYQFLLLYTIGDEALAAAAEDVTAALHDGVLPVGEGAGLPLTRFPLEKTAAAHDAVEGDAVGKVLIDVSGE, from the coding sequence ATGCGATCTGTCGTCTACTCGAAGCCCGGTGACTCGTCCGTCCTGACCCTCGAGGAGCGCCCGCTCCCGGAGCCGGGCCCCGGCGAGGTGCGCGTCCGCGTCGTCGTCTCCGGGGTCAACCCGACCGACTGGAAGGCCCGCGCCGGCGGCACCTACGGCGACGGTCTGCCGTTCCCCGAGATCACGCCGAACCAGGACGGATCGGGCGTCGTCGACGCGGTCGGCGAGGGCGTCGGCCACCTGGCGGTCGGCGACCGCGTCTGGCTGTTCATGGCCGCCTCCGGTCGCCCGACCGGCACCGCGCAGGAGTACACCGTCGTCCCCGCCGAGCGAGCCGTGCCACTGCCCGACGGCACCGGCCACGACGTCGGCGCTTCGCTCGGCGTCCCGGCGATGACCGCGCACCGCGCCCTCACCACGCACGAGCACGGTCCGGACCGACTCGCTCCCGGGGCGCTGGACGGCAGGACCGTCCTGGTGGCGGGCGGCGCCGGCGCGGTCGGTCACGCCGCGATCCAGCTCGCACGCTGGGCGGGCGCGACCGTCGTGTCGACGATCAGCTCCGACGAGAAGGCCGCGCTCGCGACCGCTGCCGGGGCGCACCACACGGTGAACTACCGCGACGAGGACGCTGCCGACCAGATCCGGCGCATCGCTCCGGACGGCGTCGACATCGTCGTGGAGGTGTCGATCCCGCAGAACGCGCAGCTCGTCGCCGAGGTGCTCGCGAACCACGGTGTCGTGTCGATCTACGCGAACAACGGGGGTGACGACGCGACGCTGCCGATCCGGCCGAACATGGGCGTGAACGCGCGCTACCAGTTCCTGCTGCTCTACACGATCGGTGACGAGGCCCTCGCCGCGGCCGCCGAGGACGTCACCGCGGCGCTCCACGACGGCGTCCTGCCGGTGGGTGAGGGCGCCGGCCTCCCGCTGACCCGGTTCCCGCTCGAGAAGACCGCGGCGGCGCACGACGCCGTCGAGGGCGACGCCGTCGGCAAGGTGCTCATCGATGTCAGCGGGGAGTGA
- a CDS encoding GAF domain-containing protein, with protein sequence MTGERSMVDRRRRRAGAVVWPIVVATAPTAAFQLPNLVAGPGLKVSLVVFGLVVLLAAVVVQVVRARRAAASVAAAAAVARSTELEQGTAVRYAFGQLASRLTRFAELRRYERRQELPGFADRIAVALAFYLLPGVPDVRANVYQLSADLRALEPIGHGGAEDTAGVFRAGTPYGDRNLDWVLVGGGPRVVGDRTADVDADEDLPGFEPRYRSYVSVVIRSEEYSFGMLTVDSPAPDAFTDLDAKYVALMASFMAVAFSLASPFPDRDRNHRKGP encoded by the coding sequence ATGACAGGGGAGCGAAGCATGGTCGACCGACGGCGGCGCCGCGCCGGTGCGGTCGTCTGGCCGATCGTCGTGGCGACCGCGCCCACCGCTGCGTTCCAGCTGCCGAACCTCGTCGCGGGCCCCGGGCTGAAGGTCTCGCTCGTCGTGTTCGGCCTCGTGGTGCTCCTCGCCGCGGTCGTCGTGCAGGTCGTCCGCGCGCGCAGGGCCGCCGCCTCGGTGGCCGCGGCCGCAGCCGTCGCCCGGTCCACCGAGCTCGAGCAGGGCACCGCCGTCCGGTACGCGTTCGGCCAGCTCGCCTCGAGGCTCACACGCTTCGCGGAGCTCCGGCGGTACGAGCGTCGGCAGGAGCTCCCGGGCTTCGCGGACCGGATCGCCGTCGCGTTGGCGTTCTACCTCCTGCCGGGCGTCCCCGACGTCCGCGCGAACGTGTACCAGCTGTCGGCGGACCTCCGGGCGCTCGAGCCGATCGGGCACGGGGGAGCGGAGGACACCGCCGGGGTGTTCCGGGCAGGCACGCCCTACGGCGACCGCAACCTCGACTGGGTGCTGGTCGGGGGCGGTCCACGTGTCGTCGGGGACCGCACCGCCGACGTCGACGCCGACGAGGACCTGCCCGGGTTCGAGCCCCGCTACCGCTCGTACGTGTCGGTCGTGATCCGCTCCGAGGAGTACTCGTTCGGCATGCTCACCGTGGACTCGCCCGCTCCGGACGCGTTCACGGACCTCGACGCCAAGTACGTCGCCCTGATGGCCTCGTTCATGGCCGTCGCGTTCTCGCTCGCGTCCCCGTTCCCGGACCGGGACCGCAACCACCGGAAAGGCCCGTGA
- a CDS encoding S1 family peptidase, with product MQQRLKTRATALLATAAIVLLGGTFGASAANAATVSPQVIGGEQAPSTPWEVQLVFQQGGSGTYGCTGEQINASWVLTANHCVDGTTAMNVYHSNSTTNRGTATAVDRLYSAPSGDIALVHLRTAKTLSSYAPLDLAYTTKSSGTGTIMGYGNRANSAPSTGLYQASVNLTGRSVDAYNGTAQHVTGVSGASNHGDSGGPLLVNGKVVGVCSTGDVADPGANTHAGSNYAVLTQSASWIRSTAGV from the coding sequence ATGCAGCAGCGACTCAAGACCAGAGCAACGGCGCTCCTCGCGACCGCCGCCATCGTCCTCCTCGGCGGCACCTTCGGAGCCTCCGCGGCGAACGCCGCCACCGTCTCCCCGCAGGTCATCGGCGGCGAGCAGGCACCGAGCACCCCGTGGGAGGTGCAACTCGTCTTCCAGCAGGGCGGGTCCGGCACGTACGGGTGCACCGGCGAGCAGATCAACGCCTCGTGGGTGCTCACCGCCAACCACTGTGTCGACGGCACGACCGCGATGAACGTCTACCACTCGAACAGCACCACCAACCGCGGCACCGCCACGGCCGTCGACCGCCTGTACTCGGCACCGTCCGGCGACATCGCCCTCGTGCACCTCCGCACCGCGAAGACGCTCTCGTCGTACGCACCGCTCGACCTCGCGTACACGACGAAGTCGTCCGGCACGGGCACGATCATGGGCTACGGCAACCGGGCGAACAGCGCCCCGAGCACGGGCCTGTACCAGGCGAGCGTCAACCTGACCGGTCGGTCGGTCGACGCCTACAACGGCACGGCACAGCACGTGACGGGTGTCTCGGGCGCTTCGAACCACGGCGACTCGGGCGGCCCGCTCCTCGTGAACGGCAAGGTCGTCGGCGTGTGCTCGACCGGCGACGTGGCGGACCCGGGAGCGAACACGCACGCGGGGTCGAACTACGCGGTGCTGACGCAGAGCGCCAGCTGGATCCGGAGCACGGCAGGCGTCTGA
- a CDS encoding patatin-like phospholipase family protein translates to MTDVSTPVPGTRALVLGGGGVAGIAWELGVLTALQEAGVDLDAADLVVGSSAGSVVGTFVRAGAVADAYAQQHAPLPSTYEEPPVIASEDFQTRLEQVLAGARDDQDARARLGAVAQQSVGGQTDEERIATFEQTIPGSGWPSKPLGVTTIDATDGTFRVLTADSGVPLARAVAASCSVPFVWTPVSIDGVPHIDGGLRSATNADVAAGYERVLVIACGPEGPSPLGPWLDVAVESLRAGGSSVETVVADSASQHAFGTNSLALSTQAPSAEQGHRQGSTVAEQIAAFWA, encoded by the coding sequence ATGACCGACGTCTCGACACCCGTCCCCGGCACCCGCGCACTCGTCCTCGGAGGCGGCGGCGTCGCCGGCATCGCCTGGGAACTCGGCGTGCTCACCGCCCTGCAGGAAGCCGGGGTCGACCTCGACGCCGCAGACCTCGTGGTCGGGTCGAGCGCCGGCAGCGTCGTCGGGACGTTCGTGCGCGCCGGCGCGGTCGCCGATGCCTACGCGCAGCAGCACGCCCCGCTGCCGTCGACGTACGAGGAACCTCCGGTCATCGCCTCGGAGGACTTCCAGACCCGCCTCGAGCAGGTCCTCGCGGGCGCACGTGACGACCAGGACGCCCGTGCTCGACTCGGCGCGGTGGCGCAGCAGTCCGTCGGCGGCCAGACCGACGAGGAACGCATCGCGACCTTCGAGCAGACCATCCCCGGCTCCGGGTGGCCGTCGAAGCCGCTCGGCGTCACGACCATCGACGCCACCGACGGCACGTTCCGGGTGCTCACCGCCGACTCGGGCGTGCCGCTCGCCCGCGCGGTCGCGGCGAGCTGCTCGGTACCGTTCGTCTGGACGCCCGTGTCCATCGACGGGGTCCCCCACATCGACGGCGGGCTGCGATCGGCCACGAACGCCGACGTCGCCGCCGGGTACGAGCGGGTGCTCGTCATCGCCTGCGGCCCCGAGGGTCCGTCGCCGCTCGGGCCGTGGCTCGACGTCGCGGTCGAGAGCCTCCGGGCCGGCGGCAGCTCGGTCGAGACCGTCGTGGCGGACAGCGCCTCGCAGCACGCCTTCGGCACGAACTCACTCGCGCTGTCCACACAGGCGCCGTCGGCCGAGCAGGGGCACCGCCAGGGCTCGACCGTCGCGGAGCAGATCGCCGCGTTCTGGGCGTAG